In one Nitrospirota bacterium genomic region, the following are encoded:
- the galT gene encoding galactose-1-phosphate uridylyltransferase yields MSELRKDPIIGRWVIISTERGKRPSDFMSPSSRRKKLSGFCPFCPGHEYTTPNEILAFRGSQKTGPSDWTLRVVPNKFPALQIEGELERAGEHIFGRMNGIGAHEVIVETPSHELSLATMPSKSAEDVLWAFYSRLTDLKKDHRFQYILIYKNEGESAGSTLEHTHSQLIALPIVPKRVQEELDSSKKYFDFMEKCIYCDLIEQEKHMNKRVVCENDLYITLSAYAPRVPFEMWIMPKNHESSFRPKENSFAALAEIMQTTLKMLDKILDVPPYNFVIHTSPLNAEENHYYHWHIEIFPKLTKMAGFEWGSGFYINPTSPEDAVRFLKGGQ; encoded by the coding sequence ATGTCAGAGTTAAGAAAAGACCCTATAATAGGGCGTTGGGTTATAATATCAACGGAAAGGGGCAAGAGACCCTCTGATTTCATGTCCCCCTCATCGAGGCGGAAAAAACTATCCGGATTTTGTCCTTTCTGTCCGGGACATGAGTACACAACCCCAAATGAGATTCTCGCCTTCAGAGGCTCACAAAAGACTGGTCCCTCTGATTGGACACTGCGAGTAGTACCCAACAAGTTCCCGGCACTGCAGATAGAAGGAGAGCTGGAAAGGGCAGGTGAGCACATTTTTGGGCGGATGAACGGTATCGGAGCCCATGAGGTAATCGTAGAGACCCCCAGCCACGAGCTCTCTCTGGCTACAATGCCCTCAAAGTCTGCAGAGGACGTTTTGTGGGCTTTTTACTCCCGCCTGACAGACTTAAAGAAAGACCACAGGTTTCAGTACATTTTAATTTATAAAAACGAGGGAGAATCTGCTGGTTCAACTCTTGAACATACGCACAGCCAACTAATCGCTCTCCCTATTGTGCCCAAAAGAGTGCAGGAGGAGCTGGACTCTTCAAAGAAGTATTTTGATTTTATGGAAAAGTGCATATACTGCGATCTTATAGAGCAGGAAAAACATATGAACAAACGTGTTGTGTGTGAAAATGATTTATATATAACGCTTTCAGCCTATGCGCCGCGCGTGCCTTTTGAAATGTGGATAATGCCAAAAAACCACGAATCCTCTTTCAGACCCAAAGAAAACTCCTTTGCAGCTCTTGCTGAAATAATGCAGACAACACTTAAGATGCTTGATAAAATTTTGGATGTCCCGCCGTATAATTTCGTAATTCACACATCTCCGCTAAATGCCGAGGAAAACCACTACTACCACTGGCATATAGAAATATTCCCTAAACTTACGAAAATGGCAGGGTTTGAGTGGGGCTCCGGATTCTATATTAATCCCACATCTCCTGAGGATGCCGTAAGATTCTTAAAGGGCGGACAGTAG
- a CDS encoding ribonuclease Z, with product MKTTFFCKQINNPFEDPSVYVRLRCQRHTFLFDCGDISALQPAEILKIATIFVTHMHIDHFIGFDLILRLVLGRDMPLTIYGPEGIIYAVESKLKGFTWNLIKEYPIKIEVFEITGNSMSHASFYAESGFEKIQRPDLPFKRTIYNEDGITVNAEIFDHGIPVAGYSMSEENHININKDELLRRGFETGPWLTGFKKAIRNGSNDYRVTHSGKTYTKDDLNSLVMITEGQKISYITDIAPTDENISRAIELARNSDILYIEAFFLKEDHERAFKRNHLTTAHAGHIAKAAGAKHIELIHISPKYTGLYSKAESEVLEMLEESKE from the coding sequence ATGAAAACAACATTTTTTTGTAAACAGATAAATAATCCTTTTGAGGACCCCTCGGTATATGTCAGGCTGAGGTGCCAAAGGCACACTTTTCTCTTTGATTGCGGTGACATATCTGCACTTCAGCCAGCGGAGATATTAAAAATAGCCACAATTTTTGTCACTCATATGCACATTGACCACTTTATTGGCTTTGACCTAATCCTGCGGCTTGTGCTTGGACGTGATATGCCGCTTACCATCTACGGCCCGGAGGGAATAATTTACGCAGTGGAGAGTAAGCTAAAGGGCTTTACATGGAATCTGATTAAAGAATATCCAATTAAAATAGAAGTATTTGAAATTACAGGAAATTCAATGTCTCACGCCAGTTTTTATGCCGAATCCGGATTTGAGAAAATTCAACGGCCTGACTTACCCTTTAAAAGGACTATTTATAATGAGGATGGAATTACGGTTAATGCAGAGATTTTTGACCACGGGATACCGGTTGCCGGTTATTCGATGAGTGAGGAAAACCATATAAACATAAATAAGGATGAACTCTTAAGACGTGGATTTGAAACAGGTCCGTGGCTGACTGGATTCAAAAAAGCAATCAGAAACGGTAGCAACGACTATAGGGTAACCCACAGCGGTAAAACATACACCAAAGATGATCTTAACAGTCTTGTTATGATAACGGAGGGCCAGAAGATTTCATACATCACAGACATTGCCCCAACTGATGAAAACATAAGCAGAGCCATCGAGCTTGCCCGCAACTCGGACATCCTCTACATCGAGGCCTTTTTTTTGAAAGAAGACCACGAGCGGGCATTTAAAAGGAACCACCTGACTACAGCCCATGCCGGTCACATTGCTAAAGCTGCCGGAGCAAAGCATATTGAATTAATTCATATTTCGCCTAAGTACACAGGCCTGTACAGTAAGGCAGAGTCGGAGGTGTTGGAGATGTTAGAAGAAAGCAAGGAATAA
- a CDS encoding SUMF1/EgtB/PvdO family nonheme iron enzyme: MPVVMLMFMIKLLKEYLISIGHYLIVMNGYAVTSPVGSFKANNYGLYDMLGNVWQWTSSVSGGYRVDRGGSGAAAPRMCDVPTGTTTPPTTETTT; this comes from the coding sequence ATGCCTGTCGTTATGCTAATGTTTATGATAAAACTGCTAAAAGAGTATTTAATTTCGATTGGGCATTATTTAATTGTGATGAATGGATATGCGGTAACATCCCCAGTGGGTAGTTTTAAGGCGAACAATTATGGGTTGTATGATATGTTGGGAAATGTGTGGCAATGGACGAGTAGTGTAAGTGGCGGCTACCGTGTTGATCGTGGTGGTAGTGGGGCCGCCGCCCCCAGAATGTGCGATGTTCCAACCGGAACAACAACACCCCCGACAACAGAAACAACAACATAG
- a CDS encoding SUMF1/EgtB/PvdO family nonheme iron enzyme has product MMVSADDADEFVRWLSGKTGKNYSLPTEGEFESVCKAGTGKDTYWDREEDACRYANVYDKTAKRVFNFDWALFNCDEWICGNIPSG; this is encoded by the coding sequence GTGATGGTATCAGCAGATGATGCAGATGAATTTGTGAGATGGTTGTCGGGTAAAACAGGTAAGAATTATAGTTTACCAACAGAAGGAGAGTTTGAGAGTGTCTGTAAGGCAGGAACAGGGAAAGATACTTATTGGGACAGAGAAGAGGATGCCTGTCGTTATGCTAATGTTTATGATAAAACTGCTAAAAGAGTATTTAATTTCGATTGGGCATTATTTAATTGTGATGAATGGATATGCGGTAACATCCCCAGTGGGTAG